The following proteins are co-located in the Vigna unguiculata cultivar IT97K-499-35 chromosome 9, ASM411807v1, whole genome shotgun sequence genome:
- the LOC114163000 gene encoding uncharacterized protein LOC114163000 isoform X2, translating into MPKVKRFRNPQKSSLQPPTNSLPSTNPAPTNETSSHTSMSTTPPIDSPLPNENSQQPETSTKHARRESSSYWIVHAIDLEGVIKKIKVKVREVNNLPRGERIIVDFDELGMAIGEGQGVLAGYCGTLAIDCNLFPINFERWSGKTGMPDTYFLECFKEILQPRFCFKTDEASAQRYCKLTLGRKWAAHRQNLWNEFYDPTKSKNEIISNVPNGIDRTQWAHFVTYRLKPETLEICKKNRENRKKQVIPHTGGSKPMSRRRHEMFLETRQLPSRGKLYIDTHKRKDGSFVNDAAKAISEQIEVGLTQSTNDESEVSPNDVVGKVLGPEHSGRVRCMGLGAAPTNSFRNTRF; encoded by the exons ATGCCAAAGGTGAAGCGTTTCCGAAATCCACAAAAATCATCACTTCAGCCTCCAACTAATTCTTTACCATCAACAAATCCTGCACCAACAAATGAAACCTCATCACACACTTCAATGAGTACAACACCACCAATAGATTCCCCATTACCCAATGAGAACTCACAGCAACCTGAAACATCTACAAAACATGCTCGACGTGAATCTTCATCATATTGGATTGTTCATGCAATAG ACTTAGAAGGAGTTATCAAGAAAATTAAGGTGAAGGTCAGAGAAGTAAATAACTTACCTCGTGGGGAACGCATCATTGTGGACTTTGATGAGTTAGGCATGGCAATTGGTGAAGGACAAGGCGTGCTTGCAGGATATTGTGGTACATTGGCAATTGATTGTAATTTGTTTccaattaattttgaaagatgGTCTGGGAAAACAGGCATGCCTGACACTTACTTTTTGGAATGCTTTAAGGAAATATTACAG cCTCGGTTTTGTTTTAAGACTGATGAAGCTAGTGCACAACGGTATTGCAAACTAACTCTTGGTAGGAAGTGGGCTGCACATAGGCAGAATTTATGGAATGAGTTCTATGATccaacaaaaagcaaaaatgaaATCATAAGTAATGTGCCAAATGGTATAGACAGAACTCAGTGGGCTCATTTTGTTACTTATCGTCTAAAACCGGAAACATTG GAGATTTGTAAAAAGAATAGAGAAAATCGCAAAAAGCAAGTAATTCCTCATACCGGTGGTTCTAAACCTATGTCAAGAAGAAGACATGAGATG tttttggaaACTAGACAGCTGCCTAGTCGGGGAAAGTTATACATTGATACTCATAAAAGAAAGGATGGATCATTTGTAAATGATGCGGCAAAGGCTATATCG GAACAAATTGAAGTGGGTTTGACTCAAAGCACTAATGATGAATCAGAGGTTTCCCCTAATGATGTTGTTGGTAAAGTGTTAGGCCCAGAGCATTCTGGGAGGGTGCGATGCATGGGTTTAGGAGCAGCTCCTACTAACTCATTTAGAAATACAAGATTTTGA
- the LOC114163000 gene encoding uncharacterized protein LOC114163000 isoform X3: protein MPKVKRFRNPQKSSLQPPTNSLPSTNPAPTNETSSHTSMSTTPPIDSPLPNENSQQPETSTKHARRESSSYWIVHAIDLEGVIKKIKVKVREVNNLPRGERIIVDFDELGMAIGEGQGVLAGYCGTLAIDCNLFPINFERWSGKTGMPDTYFLECFKEILQPRFCFKTDEASAQRYCKLTLGRKWAAHRQNLWNEFYDPTKSKNEIISNVPNGIDRTQWAHFVTYRLKPETLEICKKNRENRKKQVIPHTGGSKPMSRRRHEMFLETRQLPSRGKLYIDTHKRKDGSFVNDAAKAISWV from the exons ATGCCAAAGGTGAAGCGTTTCCGAAATCCACAAAAATCATCACTTCAGCCTCCAACTAATTCTTTACCATCAACAAATCCTGCACCAACAAATGAAACCTCATCACACACTTCAATGAGTACAACACCACCAATAGATTCCCCATTACCCAATGAGAACTCACAGCAACCTGAAACATCTACAAAACATGCTCGACGTGAATCTTCATCATATTGGATTGTTCATGCAATAG ACTTAGAAGGAGTTATCAAGAAAATTAAGGTGAAGGTCAGAGAAGTAAATAACTTACCTCGTGGGGAACGCATCATTGTGGACTTTGATGAGTTAGGCATGGCAATTGGTGAAGGACAAGGCGTGCTTGCAGGATATTGTGGTACATTGGCAATTGATTGTAATTTGTTTccaattaattttgaaagatgGTCTGGGAAAACAGGCATGCCTGACACTTACTTTTTGGAATGCTTTAAGGAAATATTACAG cCTCGGTTTTGTTTTAAGACTGATGAAGCTAGTGCACAACGGTATTGCAAACTAACTCTTGGTAGGAAGTGGGCTGCACATAGGCAGAATTTATGGAATGAGTTCTATGATccaacaaaaagcaaaaatgaaATCATAAGTAATGTGCCAAATGGTATAGACAGAACTCAGTGGGCTCATTTTGTTACTTATCGTCTAAAACCGGAAACATTG GAGATTTGTAAAAAGAATAGAGAAAATCGCAAAAAGCAAGTAATTCCTCATACCGGTGGTTCTAAACCTATGTCAAGAAGAAGACATGAGATG tttttggaaACTAGACAGCTGCCTAGTCGGGGAAAGTTATACATTGATACTCATAAAAGAAAGGATGGATCATTTGTAAATGATGCGGCAAAGGCTATATCG TGGGTTTGA
- the LOC114163000 gene encoding uncharacterized protein LOC114163000 isoform X1: METMINEAFGHYRQEGTNLGRTQPLGVDDVLNERPKEDHNEFIEFLNDGNQTLCDGSKYTKLEFVIKLYQIKVLCGLSDKAMTMILDLLKDAFNEANLPLSFYEAKKTINKLGLNYTKIDACLNDCMLYLRDDEKDLQTCKHCGTSRWNPKKKKKQPAKVLRYFPLKPRLQRLFMCSKTAEHMRWHSLENKDGFIRHPRDGEAWKIFSLLHPEFASNPRNVRLGLASDGFNPFGTMSSTYSIWPVFLIPYNLPPWICMKHTSLILSMIIPGKQMPGNNIDVYLQPLVDELRELWNDGVETFDSSLNETFRMRVALMWTISDFPGLGILSGWNTHTGLACPTCNFDAKPCRLPYSKKWCFMGHRRFLSRNHRFRLNRVRFDGSTETRNPPLKLSGSDIFRQVENINVTFGRGVILDGRGKRSREEVKQWKKRSIFFELPYWESNLLRHNLDFMHIEKSVFDNLVYTLLNEKPKSKDNVNARKDLKEMGIREDLWPDDNGRYHLALFSLTRDTKKLFLKTLKNVIVPDGYSSNISRCVDEVQQKIFGLKSHDCHIIMEQLLPLAIRNLLPNHVTATLVEFCSFFKVLCSKSLNPQELEMLQDRIVLTLCHLEMLFPPSFFTVMVHLTVHLVEEEKLGGPVHYRYMYPIERELGHLKTFVRNKAKPEGSIAEGYLAEESLTFYSRYIEDIETRFNRPRRVCDKTGDNEPFLSSIFPQGGKPVGGSSNFTLTQMQKLQAHRYVLLNCPIVTPFVDEFRQLIKRSSRGRRPSTTEFETRVFKEFVDWFQRRVGYQIVHFLLFTMFSFNYG; the protein is encoded by the exons ATGGAAACAATGATCAATGAAGCATTTGGGCACTATAGGCAAGAAGGTACTAATCTAGGCAGAACACAACCATTGGGTGTAGATGATGTTTTGAATGAAAGGCCAAAGGAGGATCATAATGAGTTTATTGAGTTTCTCAATGATGGAAATCAAACATTGTGTGACGGGAGCAAGTACACAAAATTAGAGTTTGTAATCAAATTATATCAGATCAAGGTTTTGTGTGGATTAAGTGACAAGGCAATGACTATGATCCTAGATTTGTTAAAAGATGCATTTAATGAAGCAAACTTGCCTCTTTCTTTTTATGAGGCTAAGAAAACCATCAACAAACTTGGTCTTAACTATACCAAAATAGATGCATGTCTGAATGATTGTATGTTATATTTAAGAgatgatgaaaaagatttgCAAACATGCAAACATTGCGGTACATCTAGATGGaacccaaaaaagaaaaaaaagcaacCTGCAAAAGTTTTGCGTTACTTTCCATTAAAACCAAGATTGCAAAGATTGTTTATGTGTTCTAAGACTGCAGAGCATATGAGATGGCATTCTTTAGAGAACAAGGATGGGTTCATAAGGCATCCAAGGGATGGTGAGGCATggaaaatatttagtttattgCATCCCGAGTTTGCTTCTAATCCTCGAAATGTTCGTTTAGGCCTTGCTAGTGATGGTTTTAATCCTTTTGGTACTATGAGTTCTACTTATAGTATTTGGCCAGTGTTTTTAATTCCATACAATCTTCCACCATGGATATGTATGAAGCACACTTCATTGATCCTATCCATGATCATTCCAGGCAAGCAAATGCCAGGAAATAATATTGATGTGTACTTACAACCCCTTGTGGATGAGTTACGTGAGCTATGGAATGATGGTGTGGAGACCTTTGATTCTTCATTGAATGAAACTTTTAGGATGCGAGTAGCTCTTATGTGGACAATTAGTGACTTTCCTGGCCTAGGCATTTTATCTGGTTGGAACACACACACAGGTTTAGCTTGCCCTACTTGTAACTTTGATGCAAAACCTTGTCGTCTTCCTTATAGTAAGAAGTGGTGTTTTATGGGGCATCGTCGCTTTTTGAGTAGAAACCATAGATTCAGATTGAATCGTGTTCGCTTTGATGGAAGCACTGAAACAAGGAATCCACCACTAAAATTATCAGGATCTGACATTTTTAGGCaagttgaaaatattaatgttacaTTTGGGAGAGGAGTAATTTTGGATGGTAGAGGAAAAAGATCTAGAGAAGAAGTTAAACAATGGAAAAAAAGAAGCATTTTCTTTGAACTTCCGTATTGGGAGTCTAATTTGTTACGCCATAATTTAGATTTCATGCATATTGAAAAAAGTGTATTTGACAATTTGGTGTATACTTTGTTAAATGAAAAGCCTAAATCCAAAGACAATGTAAATGCTAGGAAAGATTTAAAGGAAATGGGCATAAGAGAGGATCTTTGGCCAGATGATAATGGAAGATATCACCTTGCTTTATTTTCACTAACTCGTGATACCAAAAAGTTGTTTCTCaaaacattgaaaaatgttatagTACCGGATGGTTACTCAAGTAACATTTCTAGATGTGTTGATGAGgtgcaacaaaaaatattcgGGCTAAAAAGTCACGATTGCCATATTATTATGGAGCAATTACTACCGCTGGCAATACGTAATTTGTTACCAAACCATGTCACTGCAACCTTGGTGGAGTTTTGCTCATTTTTTAAAGTCCTTTGTAGTAAAAGTTTAAATCCACAAGAACTTGAAATGCTTCAAGATCGCATTGTGCTAACACTTTGCCACTTAGAGATGTTATTCCCACCATCATTCTTCACAGTTATGGTTCATTTAACTGTCCATCTGGTAGAGGAAGAAAAACTTGGAGGTCCAGTTCATTATCGATATATGTATCCTATAGAAAG GGAATTAGGTCATTTAAAGACCTTTGTACGAAACAAGGCAAAACCAGAAGGTTCTATAGCTGAGGGATACTTAGCTGAAGAGTCTCTTACCTTTTATTCTAGATACATTGAAGATATAGAGACAAGGTTCAATAGACCAAGACGTGTTTGTGATAAAACAGGTGATAATGAGCCTTTTCTGTCATCTATCTTCCCACAAGGTGGGAAGCCAGTAGGAGGTTCCTCGAATTTTACTTTAACTCAAATGCAAAAACTACAAGCCCATCGATATGTGCTTTTAAATTGTCCAATAGTCACACCATTTGTTGA TGAATTTAGACAACTAATAAAAAGAAGTTCAAGGGGAAGGCGACCTTCAACCACTGAGTTCGAAACTAGAGTGTTTAAAGAGTTTGTTGATTGGTTTCAAAGGCGAGTAGGTTATCAAATAGTACACTTTCTGTTATTTACTatgttttctttcaattatGGCTAA
- the LOC114162118 gene encoding E3 ubiquitin-protein ligase RGLG2-like, whose translation MGGSISKRRSSRRRSSSNFFPRYQSPYLPQSQDQGSVRHYGYSSPSSGGGPAPEQGKRSDGKYSRIGDNYKSLDQVTEALANAGLESSNLIVGIDFTKSNEWTGARSFQRRCLHHIGHEQNPYEQAISIIGKTLSSFDEDNLIPCFGFGDASTHDQEVFSFYPDERFCQGFEEVLGRYRELVPQLKLAGPTSFAPVIEMAITIVEQSGGQYHVLVIIADGQVTRSVDTEHGQLSAQEKKTVEAIVKASEYPLSIILVGVGDGPWDMMKQFDDNIPARAFDNFQFVNFTEIMSKNMDRSRKETEFALAALMEIPSQYKATIELNILGTRSGKDIERVPLPPPLYGAASFNSPKTSRQNSFRPSAPSSRHDVSRNPPATSASDNQVCPICLTNPKDMAFGCGHQTCCECGQDLELCPICRSSIDTRIKLY comes from the exons ATGGGCGGATCGATTTCAAAACGAAGGAGTTCTAGGCGACGTTCGTCCTCAAATTTTTTTCCTCGGTATCAATCGCCTTATTTGCCACAAAGCCAAGATCAAGGGTCTGTGAGGCATTACGGGTATTCATCTCCAAGCAGTGGTGGTGGTCCTGCTCCAGAACAAGGAAAGAGATCAGATGGGAAGTATTCAAGGATAGGTGATAATTATAAGAGCTTAGACCAG gTAACTGAAGCTCTAGCAAATGCTGGCCTAGAATCTTCCAATCTCATTGTTGGTATTGATTTTACAAAGAGCAATGAGTGGACAG GTGCAAGGTCATTTCAAAGGAGATGCCTGCATCACATTGGTCATGAACAAAATCCGTATGAGCAAGCTATATCTATTATTGGGAAAACACTATCTTCCTTTGATGAGGATAACTTAATTCCCTGTTTTGGTTTTGGAGATG CATCTACTCATGATCAAGAAGTTTTTAGTTTCTATCCTGATGAGAGATTTTGCCAAGGATTTGAAGAAGTGTTGGGACGATATAGGGAATTGGTTCCTCAGTTAAAACTTGCAG GACCAACATCATTTGCCCCAGTCATTGAGATGGCAATCACCATAGTCGAGCAAAGTGGAGGCCAATACCATGTCTTAGTGATTATAGCTGATGGGCAG GTGACGAGAAGTGTTGACACCGAGCATGGTCAGTTAAGTgcacaagaaaagaaaactgtGGAAGCGATTGTGAAAGCTAG TGAATATCCCTTGTCAATCATATTAGTTGGAGTTGGAGACGGGCCGTGGGATATGATGAAACAATTTGACGATAACATCCCAGCCCGAGCGTTTGATAATTTCCAG TTTGTGAATTTCACAGAAATAATGTCGAAGAACATGGATCGGTCAAGAAAGGAAACTGAGTTTGCATTGGCTGCTTTGATGGAAATACCATCCCAGTACAAGGCTACAATAGAGCTTAATATATTGGG TACTCGAAGCGGGAAAGATATCGAAAGGGTTCCCCTGCCACCGCCTCTATACGGTGCAGCATCCTTCAATTCCCCGAAAACTTCACGTCAGAACAGTTTCCGTCCCAGTGCACCATCTAGCAGACATGATGTTAGCAGGAACCCTCCTGCAACTTCTGCTTCTGATAATCAG GTTTGTCCCATTTGCCTCACCAATCCTAAAGATATGGCCTTTGGTTGTGGGCATCAG ACATGCTGTGAGTGCGGACAAGATCTTGAGTTATGCCCCATTTGCAGGAGCAGCATCGATACTAGAATAAAACTTTATTAG